Part of the Pseudodesulfovibrio mercurii genome is shown below.
AAAGAATACCGCGAGGAGCTGCGCGAGACCCTCGAAAACGACTTCCTGCGCACCACGCTGGACAACTTCGCCATCGCCTACCGCGCGGGCCGCGCCAACGCCTTCAAGGGCATGGACGTCAAGGGGCTGATCCGCGAGATCGCCGACTCCAAGGACGCCGCCGCCCAGCATGCCGACGCCCTGTACAAGGAGTTCAAGGAGAACGCCGAAGCGTCGGGCGTGCACGTGCACTTCGCCAAGGACGGCGACGAGGCCAACCGGATCATCACCAAGATCGCCCTGGACGCCAAGTGCAAGAAGATCGTCAAGTCCAAATCCATGACCGCCGAGGAGACGCTCCTCAACCATGACCTGGAGGACGCCGGGCTCGAAGTGACCGAGACCGACCTGGGCGAATGGATCATCCAGCTGCGCCATGAGGGTCCGTCCCACATGGTCATGCCCGCCATCCACCTGTCCCGTTTCCAGGTGGGCGACCTGTTCACCGAGGTGACCGGCAAGAAGCAGGACACCGAGATCGAGAAACTGGTCAAGGTGGCCCGCCGCGAGCTGCGCCAGAAGTACGTCGAGGCCGACATGGGCATCTCCGGGGCCAACTTCGCCATCGCCGAGACCGGCTCCATCGGCATCGTCACCAACGAGGGCAACGCCCGCCTGGTGACCACCCTGCCCAGGGTCCACGTGGCCCTGATGGGCATCGACAAGCTCCTGCCGAGCCTGCACGACGCCCTGCGCATCCTCAAGGTCCTGCCGCGCAACGCCACCGGCCAGCAGATCACCTCCTACGTGACCTGGATCACCGGCAACAACGAATGCCTGGCGGCCGAGGACGGCAGGAAGGAAATCCACTACGTGGTCCTGGACAACGGCCGGAGCGAGCTGATCAAGGATCCGCTCTTCTCCCAGGTCAACCGCTGCGTGCGCTGCGGCGCCTGCGCCAACGTCTGCCCGGTCTACCGGCTGGTCGGCGGCCACAAGATGGGCCACATCTACATCGGAGCCATCGGCCTGATCCTGACCTACTTCTTCCACGGCAAGGACAAGGCCAAGAACCTGGTCCAGAACTGCATCAACTGCGAGGCGTGCAAGGACGTCTGCGCGGGCGGCATCGACCTGCCGCGCCTGATCAAGGAGATCCACGCGCGCATCCAGGACGAGGACGGCCACCCGCTGCCCAGCTTCCTGCTCGGCAAGGTCCTGCGCAACCGCAAGCTGTTCCACACCCTGCTGCGCACCGCCAAGTGGGGCCAGAAGCCCGTGGCCGAAAAGGACGGATTCATCCGCCATCTGCCCATGATCTTCTCCAAGGAACAGGGCTTCCGCGCCCTGCCGACCATCGCCGAGACCCCGTTCCGCGACTGGTGGCAGGAGAACCGGCCCGAGGTCGAGAATCCCAAGTACCGCGTGGCCCTGTTCTCGGGCTGCGTGCAGGACTTCGTCTACCCCGAGCAGCTCCAGGCCGCCGTGGACGTGTTCGCGGCCAACGGCGTGGCCATGGAGTTCCCGGAAAAGCAGTCCTGCTGCGGCCTGCCCGTGCAGATGATGGGCGAGACCAAGGCCTCCCGCGACGTGGCCCAGCAGAACCTGCGCGCCTTCGAGCCGGACGCCTATGACTATATCGTCACCCTGTGCGCCTCCTGCGCCGCGCACCTCAAGCACAACTACCCGAAGCTGGTCATGGACAAGCCCGCGCTGAAGCTCCGCGCCGACAAGTTCTCGGCCAAGATCATCGACTACTCGTCCTTCGTCAACGATGTGCTCAAGGTGGACGCCGAGGGCTTTACGAAGACCGGGGAAAAGGCTACCTATCACGCGCCTTGCCACCTGTGTCGTGGTTTGGATGTGCACGAAGCGCCCCGCCAGCTCATCGAGAAGAGCGGCATGGAATACGTGGAGTGCGCCGAGGAAGAGGTCTGCTGCGGTTTCGGCGGCACCTTCTCCATGAAGTTCCCGGAGCTGTCGGCCGAGCTGCTCAAGAAGAAGCTCGACAACGTCGAGGCCACCGGGGCGGACACCCTGCTGACCGACTGCCCCGGCTGCATCATGCAGCTTCGAGGCGGCCTCAAGCGGCGGGGCTCCAAGATTCAGGTGAAGCACGTGGCCGAGGTCATGTCCAAAAACAAAAAATAACCGGCTTTGCCGTGAAATTTGAGGCTCTCCGAAGGTAAGGACCGCAATCCGTAGAAGCACCCACACCCTGCTTCCTCCTGAACGAACCGGCCTCAAACGGGTTCCCCGCCCTACCCACGGGCGGGGAACCCTCTCTTTTCAAAGCCCCCCACCGAGGGAAATCCATGTCCAACAAAACCCCCTTCTGCTTCAAACTGTCCGCCGGGCTCTACGGAGCCGCCCTACTCGTCTCGGCCGCTGTCTCCGCGGTCTGCTACTTCATTTTCGGTACGGCTTCCGTGAACATGCTCGCCGTGGCGGCCATGATCGCGGCCTTCACCCTGCTCGGCGTGGTCATCCTGTGGGCCCTGCACGGGGCCCTGGTCCGCCCGGCGGCCGTGCTCTCGGAGTTCACCGGTCACATGCTGGACGAGGAGTACGGCCTAGCAGACTCCGACGCCCTGGCCGCCGCCGTGCCGGGCCTCGGCGCCCAGGTGGGCGAGCTGGCCTCGCGCTACAAGGAGCGCCTGGGGTTCGCACGGTCCATCCTGCACGGCCTGCCCATCCCCTGCGCCATCGTGGACACGGACCAGCGGCTGACCTATCTGAACCGGGAATGCCTGAACATGCTCGGCTCCCGAGAGGCGCCCGAGGCCTTCTACGGCCGGATGATCTCCCAGATATTCTACAAGGACGACCGGCGCTCCAAGATCGCGGACTGCATGGCCGAGGACAAGCGCGACATGGACGTGGAGGCGGTCTTCAAGCACGCCGACGGCAGCGACATCAACGTGCTCATCAACCTCTTTCCCCTGCACGACGTGGAAGAACGGGTCATCGGCGGCTGCTGCCTGTACATGAACACCACCCAGCTCAAGCGCCACGAGCGGGAAATCCTCAACCAGAACGAACGGATCGCCACGGCCGCGGGCGAGGCCACGACCATCTCCGGAAAACTGGCCGAGGCCTCCCACCAGTTGGAACGCATGGTCGATCAGGCCCGGCAGGGCTCCCGCGAGCAGACGGACCGGACCACGGAGACCGCCGCCGCCATGGAGGAGATGAACGCCGCCGTGCTCGAGGTCGCCCGCTTCGCCCAGGAGGCGGCCGGAGACGCCCGCACGGCCAACGAGCAGGCCCGCGAGGGCGAGGCCGTGGTCGGCAAGGTCATCGAGGCCATCGACGAGGTCTCGCGCCACGCCTCCGGCCTGAAGCACTCCATGGAGCAGCTCGACCACCGGGCCGAAGAGATCGGCGTGGTCCTCGGGGTCATTGAGGACATCGCGGACCAGACCAACCTCCTGGCCCTGAACGCGGCCATCGAGGCGGCCCGCGCCGGAGAGGCCGGACGGGGCTTCGCCGTGGTGGCCGACGAGGTGCGCAAGCTGGCCGAAAAGACCATGCACGCCACCAGCGAGGTCCACTCGGCGGTCAAGGGCATCCAGGAAGTGGCCCGGGAAAACGTGCGGGCCACCCAGACCGCGGTGGAATCCGTGAATCGCAGCACCGAGCTGGCGGGCCGCTCGGGCGAGGCCTTGGCCTCCATCCTGTCCACCACGCAGGACACGGCCGACCAGGTGCACTCCATCGCGGCCGCCGCCGAGCAGCAGTCCTCGGCCAGCGAACAGATCAGCGCGGCCACCTCGGAGGTGACCCGGGTCTGCGGCGAGACCGACGACCTGATGGTCGAGGCGTCCAAGGCCATCGACCACCTGGCCGAACTGGCCGAACACCTGACCGCCGTGGTCGGCAACATGAAGTGATCCGGCCCCGCACGGCCAGATGAAGGAAATGGGAACCTTCCCCTCACAGCCCTGACAAAATCAGGCGATGAAGGCCGCTTCGCGGCGCAAGTCGGATGATTTCGCCTCCGGCGGGCAAGGACTCGCGCCCTTGCCCCCCCTTCTGCGCCTGCGGCGCAATGTTTCATCGCTACGCGGCTTTCAGCCGGCGAAAAGTCAACTATTTACGTCCCAAAGAAAAGCCCCCCTGGTCGAACCAGGGGGGCTTTTCTTCTCAAAAACAGCCTCGCAGCTATTTTACGGCGTCCTTCAGGACCTTGCCGGGCTTGAACTGGGCGACCTTGCAGGCCGGGATGTTCAAGGCGGTGCCGGTGCGGGGGTTGCGGCCGGTGCGGGCCTTGCGCTCGCTCACGCTGAAAGTGCCGAAGCCGGTCAAGGTCAGTTTGTTGCCGGCGGCCAGCTCGTCCTGGATGGTATCCAGGATGGCGTTCATGGAGGCCTCGGCCTGGGCTTTGGAAGTGCCGATCTTTTCAGCGATCTTGGCTACGAGTTCAGCTTTGGTCATAAAAAACTCCTATACTGGTTTATTGATACTATTTACATATGACACGCAATTACGTCTTCATGTCATACACGCTCACCGGGGACATGGGAAGCCTAAAAAGCGTTGCCCACGGAGAGTTCATACACAAAACCGGGAAGCTATGCCACCACTTCGGGCAACTTTCAACTGATAATATAACAGGTCGGGAAGTCCCCCTTGAGGGCCTCCATGACCCGCTCGGCCTGATCACGGGAAGGGAAGCTCCCGGCCTGGACAATGTGCAATACCCGACCGTCGCGGTCAACTACGGTGATGCTCGCCCCGCTGTATCCCTCGCCGAGCAGCCGCTGATGCACGCGCAGGGCGTTCTCGCGCACGGCAAACGCCCCGACGCGCACGTGATAGAGCCTGCCCGGCGCCTCGGCGAGCCGCGTGGGCACGATCTCCGTGGTCAGGGAGGTGACCCGGACCTTGGCCACCCCGGACTCCACGGTGCCGAGCTTTTTGGCCGCGCCGTAGGACAGGTCGAGGATGCGTTCGTTGACGAAGGGACCACGGTCGTTGATGGTCAGGACCACGCTGCGGTTGTTCTCCAGGTTGGTCACCCGGACCCGGCTGCCCAGGGGCAGGGTCTTGTGGGCCGCGGACACGCCGTACATGTTGTAGGTCTGCCCGTTGGCCGTCTTCCTGCCGTGGAAGTCCGCGCCGTACCAGGAGGCCAGGCCGATCTCGTCATAGCCGTCCGCGGACTGGAGCGGATAGTAGGTCCGGCCCAGGACCGTGTACGGTTTGGTCTTGGTATCCAATTGGCCGTTCTTGGTGGACGGCGTTGAATAGACGTGCTCCGGATAGGGGTTCATGGAACCGCACCCGGCCAGGGCGAACAGGATCGCAAGGGCGAACAGGGCTGTGCATCGACGCATGCTTCCTCCGTCGTCCCCAGGACAGGGTTCAGGCCCTGTCCGGGGGAACGGGAGTTTTTCTCAATTTTGTCTAGAAAACCCTAGAGGAAGTCCGGACAAAAAGCAATGGTCCCCATGCGGATCGTCGCGGCCCGTGGGGATTTCCGCCCGTCCGGCTCACGGCCGATGCACGTAGCGCGGCTTGACCATGTTCTCGGGCTTGAGGACATCGTCCAGTTCCTCGCGGCTGAGGTACCCCTTCTCCAGGACGATCTCGTACACGGAACCGCCCGTCTTCATTGCCTCCTTGGCGATCTCGGCGGACTTCTCGTAGCCCAGGTACGGGTTCAGGGCCGTGACCAGGCCGATGGAGTGTTCGACCATCTCGCGGCAGCGTTCGCGGTTGGCGGTGATGCCCGAGACGCACTTGTCGGCCAGGGTCAGGCAGGCCCGGCGGAGCATGTTCATGGACTGGAACAGGGAATAGCCGATGATCGGCTCCATGACGTTGAGCTCCAGCTGCCCGGCCTCGCAGGCCATGGTCACGGTCATGTCGTGGCCGATGACCGTGAAGGCCACCTGGTTGACCACCTCTGGGATGACAGGGTTGACCTTGCCCGGCATGATCGAGGAGCCGGGCTGCATGGGCGGCAGGTTGATCTCGTTCAGGCCGCAGCGCGGGCCGCTGGAAAGCAGGCGCAGGTCGTTGCAGATCTTGGACAGCTTCACGGCCGCCCGCTTGAGCACGCCGGACAGCTGGACATAGGCCCCGGTGTCCTGGGTGGCCTCCACCAGGTCCGGGGAGGAGATGAGCTGAAGCGTGGTCAGCTGGACCAGCTTTTCCGTGACCGTGCGGGCGTAGTCCGGGTGGGAGTTGAGCCCGGTGCCGATGGCCGTGGCCCCCATGTTGATCTCGTGGACCAGGGCCTGGGCCTCGTTCAGCCGCTGCATGTCCTCGCCGATGGTCACGGCCCAGGCCGTGAACTCCTGGCCGAGCGTCATGGGCACGGCGTCCTGAAGCTGGGTCCGGCCCATCTTGATGACGTCGGCGAACTCCTCGCCCTTGCGCCGGAAGGCCTTGCGCAGGTAGTCCATGGCGTCGATCAGCTCGCGGATGTCCAGAATCAGGGCGATGTTCAGGGCCGACGGATAGACGTCGTTGGTGGACTGGGACATGTTCACGTGGTTGAGGGGGTGGAGGTGTTCGTATTCCCCCTTGGCGTGGCCCAGAAGCTCCAGGGCGCGATTGCAGACCACCTCGTTCGTGTTCATGTTGGCCGAGGTGCCCGCCCCGCCCTGGACCACGTCCACCACGAACTGGTCGTGCAGCCTGCCGTCCAGGATCTCCTCGCAGGCCCGGCAGATGGCCCGGCTCTTGTCCTCGTCCAGCAGCCCCAGGGAGGCGTTGGCCTCGGCCGCGGCCATCTTGACGTAGGCCAGGGCGTTGATCATCCGGGGGTAGTGGGACATGGGGATGCCCGAGATATGAAAGTTGTCCAGGGCGCGCCGGGTCTGGACCCCGTAATAGGCATCCGCCGGAACGGCCACTTCGCCGAGGCTGTCGTGTTCCAACCGAATTTGCGTCATTGTCGTATTCTCCAGTGCGTGAAAGCGATGCGTTGTCGTCTTGATCAGTGAAAACGATGGGCGGACCAGTACTCCACATCCGGGCTGATCCGCAACATGCCCGTTTCCTGGGCCAGCTCGACCAGCAGGACGCAGGCGAACACCGCCACCAGGAGCCAGCCCAGCCGCCGTCTGGCCGAGCCGGGCCCGCCCTGGCGGATGAGCAGCACGCCGGGCAGCATGCCGAACAGGGTGCCCACGCCGAAGCCGCCGACCACGTTCAGGGCCTTGAGAAA
Proteins encoded:
- a CDS encoding methyl-accepting chemotaxis protein, which codes for MSNKTPFCFKLSAGLYGAALLVSAAVSAVCYFIFGTASVNMLAVAAMIAAFTLLGVVILWALHGALVRPAAVLSEFTGHMLDEEYGLADSDALAAAVPGLGAQVGELASRYKERLGFARSILHGLPIPCAIVDTDQRLTYLNRECLNMLGSREAPEAFYGRMISQIFYKDDRRSKIADCMAEDKRDMDVEAVFKHADGSDINVLINLFPLHDVEERVIGGCCLYMNTTQLKRHEREILNQNERIATAAGEATTISGKLAEASHQLERMVDQARQGSREQTDRTTETAAAMEEMNAAVLEVARFAQEAAGDARTANEQAREGEAVVGKVIEAIDEVSRHASGLKHSMEQLDHRAEEIGVVLGVIEDIADQTNLLALNAAIEAARAGEAGRGFAVVADEVRKLAEKTMHATSEVHSAVKGIQEVARENVRATQTAVESVNRSTELAGRSGEALASILSTTQDTADQVHSIAAAAEQQSSASEQISAATSEVTRVCGETDDLMVEASKAIDHLAELAEHLTAVVGNMK
- a CDS encoding HU family DNA-binding protein — encoded protein: MTKAELVAKIAEKIGTSKAQAEASMNAILDTIQDELAAGNKLTLTGFGTFSVSERKARTGRNPRTGTALNIPACKVAQFKPGKVLKDAVK
- a CDS encoding septal ring lytic transglycosylase RlpA family protein; the protein is MRRCTALFALAILFALAGCGSMNPYPEHVYSTPSTKNGQLDTKTKPYTVLGRTYYPLQSADGYDEIGLASWYGADFHGRKTANGQTYNMYGVSAAHKTLPLGSRVRVTNLENNRSVVLTINDRGPFVNERILDLSYGAAKKLGTVESGVAKVRVTSLTTEIVPTRLAEAPGRLYHVRVGAFAVRENALRVHQRLLGEGYSGASITVVDRDGRVLHIVQAGSFPSRDQAERVMEALKGDFPTCYIIS
- the aspA gene encoding aspartate ammonia-lyase, with protein sequence MTQIRLEHDSLGEVAVPADAYYGVQTRRALDNFHISGIPMSHYPRMINALAYVKMAAAEANASLGLLDEDKSRAICRACEEILDGRLHDQFVVDVVQGGAGTSANMNTNEVVCNRALELLGHAKGEYEHLHPLNHVNMSQSTNDVYPSALNIALILDIRELIDAMDYLRKAFRRKGEEFADVIKMGRTQLQDAVPMTLGQEFTAWAVTIGEDMQRLNEAQALVHEINMGATAIGTGLNSHPDYARTVTEKLVQLTTLQLISSPDLVEATQDTGAYVQLSGVLKRAAVKLSKICNDLRLLSSGPRCGLNEINLPPMQPGSSIMPGKVNPVIPEVVNQVAFTVIGHDMTVTMACEAGQLELNVMEPIIGYSLFQSMNMLRRACLTLADKCVSGITANRERCREMVEHSIGLVTALNPYLGYEKSAEIAKEAMKTGGSVYEIVLEKGYLSREELDDVLKPENMVKPRYVHRP
- the ldhH gene encoding L-lactate dehydrogenase (quinone) large subunit LdhH; its protein translation is MQKAHDLKEYREELRETLENDFLRTTLDNFAIAYRAGRANAFKGMDVKGLIREIADSKDAAAQHADALYKEFKENAEASGVHVHFAKDGDEANRIITKIALDAKCKKIVKSKSMTAEETLLNHDLEDAGLEVTETDLGEWIIQLRHEGPSHMVMPAIHLSRFQVGDLFTEVTGKKQDTEIEKLVKVARRELRQKYVEADMGISGANFAIAETGSIGIVTNEGNARLVTTLPRVHVALMGIDKLLPSLHDALRILKVLPRNATGQQITSYVTWITGNNECLAAEDGRKEIHYVVLDNGRSELIKDPLFSQVNRCVRCGACANVCPVYRLVGGHKMGHIYIGAIGLILTYFFHGKDKAKNLVQNCINCEACKDVCAGGIDLPRLIKEIHARIQDEDGHPLPSFLLGKVLRNRKLFHTLLRTAKWGQKPVAEKDGFIRHLPMIFSKEQGFRALPTIAETPFRDWWQENRPEVENPKYRVALFSGCVQDFVYPEQLQAAVDVFAANGVAMEFPEKQSCCGLPVQMMGETKASRDVAQQNLRAFEPDAYDYIVTLCASCAAHLKHNYPKLVMDKPALKLRADKFSAKIIDYSSFVNDVLKVDAEGFTKTGEKATYHAPCHLCRGLDVHEAPRQLIEKSGMEYVECAEEEVCCGFGGTFSMKFPELSAELLKKKLDNVEATGADTLLTDCPGCIMQLRGGLKRRGSKIQVKHVAEVMSKNKK